Genomic window (Salvelinus alpinus chromosome 13, SLU_Salpinus.1, whole genome shotgun sequence):
CACAAACACAATTGCAAAGGTGCTTAGACACATTTAGGCAACTTCCATTTGTGTATAGAGGAATAATGATAGATATTTTTTTATCAGAGTATTTAAACCAGTGTCAAATAGCAATGACTCACATTTCCAGGGAAGTTCCCCTTGAAGCCCTCCTGCTGCCGCCTCATCATCTCCTCACTGTgcatcctcatctcctcctccctcctgcgATGTTCCTCTTCTTGACGGAGCTCCATCTGCTTCCTCTTCTGCATCTCCTGGTTATGGAGCTCCTCCATTCTCCTCAGCTCCTCTTGACGCCTCAGCAGGTCTGTAATGAGATGAACACCCCATTTGTTAGTAACCTAGTCAAAAGACCTACACCATATGAATCAATTACCAATAGGATTGGATTCAAGTGGTGTATGAGATTGACATCCGGGCTACATCTGGTGGTAGGACACGTCAAGAAATGCATACATTTCTCCATAAGACACCCTGTTTTGTGTTTATTAGTGTCCTTAACCTTGGATTGATAAGGTAGAGTGGACCCAGACCACACATACCTTGTCTCATCAAGATAACCTGGTGCTCATGTCTAGCTGCCTCCATCTCTTGCTCCAGCTTCTCCTGAGCCTCCTTGATGTTCCTGTCCACCTGCTCATACTGTTGCTTCTCCATCTCCATCAGGGCCTTCCAGCGCATGGCATACTCATACTCAAATGTCCCTGGCTGAGCAAATCTCGGTGGCTGCTCCCGCTCCCTGGCAGAGAGATTTTACACAAGAAAACCAGATCAATATGCAACACTTTATTGTCATGGATTGTACCTCTTTTCAGCAGCATGGTGCAAGATTGTTCTATGCACAGTTCTGACCAATGTATTTGGAGAAAGTATGCCAAACCCCAAAAACTATGATTACTCACTTGTGAAACACTTGGTTTTTGTTTACAATCCTCTCTGGCAGTCCCTCATCCTCATCAAACTGCTCCATTGGCTCAACTGTCACTGGCCTGGGGAATCTGAAAAGCGTAAAACAATCAGCATTACCTCTCCCATTTTgaaaacattacaacaaaatgcATTTGAAACATTacatgttttcattttatttCCAGCATAATACTTACGCAGTCAATAGAAAGGCTCCATCTGCACACCTATCCAGAGCCTTCCTTGCTGCAGGCTTGGCTGTGTATTCCACAATCCCTTTTCCTGTGGGTCTCCCTCTATCATCTACTATGACTATGGCCCTTTCAATCTGGCCAAAGACAGAGAAAGCCTCTTCCAGGAGCTCATTGGAAATGAACTGTGGCAAATTCCTCACAGTTAGAGCAGCACCATGTGTTGCAAATCGCACGCGCAACTGTCTGCCCCTGAATGAGGTGTCATCAAGCTCGGCTTTAGCAATCTCAGCCACTGTTTTTGTCTCCTGTTGGTATTAAAGTATAAAATAAGAACATTCACAAAGTAGTCACACGTGAATGCTTTCCCATTCATTTAAGATTGAGGAATATAACTTCTATCCCTTGAACATGCTACTGTGACAGAGTGGAAATTCAGCCCAAACCGGGATGCAAACTTACAACCCTCCCCACTGTAACAAAAACTCAAGAGGCACTGTCAATATAACTGACCCAGAAAGCTAAGTCAATTCTGAATCGGGGGTGACGGTACTTCTACATCTCAGGAAGGCAGTAGTGATGCACTTGGTCATCCGCTACACTAACTACTTACCAGTCTAATGAATCCAAACCCCCGGTCCTTGTTGATGAAAATCTCAGCTGCCTTGCCATACTTGGAAAATAACTTctccacctctgcctctgtaACACCAGTTGGTAAATTTCCCACAAACAGACGGCTACGCTGAGTGTAAGTCTTCTCTCCAGGTTTCCTGAAGTTTTGTAGATCTATGGTTATCCCTGCATCTAAAGAGAAGCAAAATATTAGAATCATCTAATACTGGATGATTTCATTTCCTTCCAATACAGAGCTCAGGAGTCAATGAAACCTATCTTACTTGGGCTCtcctgctcatctgcatgctgTCCATTGCTGTTGACTCCAGGATGTTTCTGGTTTTCAAACTGGTGTCTAGATGGGCCATGATACTGCTGTTCTCCACGGGGGCCCTGGTTTCCTTGCATCTAATTAAAAGGACAGTCATTAACAGAGTCACTACATTGATTTTTATTGCTAATACCATCGGGCAAAAAAAAATGCATGAGGATACAAGAGATGTCAAAGCCAGAGGAAGGCTATAGCTAACGTTAAGCTGGCTAGCAACGTGTTTCGTTATAACGTTAGCTATAACAGATAATTTCAGTCTAAAACACATTTTGGCTAACGTTTAACAAGCAAATCTTATATGGTAACGAGTGGCGTTGAGAGCTACCATTGGCTAGGTAACAaaatgtaatatacagtagctaaATCAATTACCTAGCCAACGTTAGTTACTGTAGAGTAACGTTACCAAAATGTGAAAGCCACCGTCTTTGTTTGCTAGCtagtatagctagctaactagttcaAGACGGGCAGTGTGAGCTAGCAAACCAATATCGATTGTTGAACAATCTGTTAGTTAGCTAACGAATTAAAACATGTCCGTTAACTGTTAGCTACTTATGTGAAGCTGGCTAGTAATTTCGCTACTTACCTAAGCTACCAATCCTCACCACTAAACTAACCATCCTCACCACTAAGCTAACATAGCTAACTAGCACAACCGTTTTGTTCCTAGCAAATGTATGTAACATATTGCTAGTTAGCTAATATAAGCAACTTCTCAGATGAAAGCAACATTTTTGCATATTCAACTATTACGTTTCATACCTTTACAAAATAAATGTTTGGGGATTCCAACACACGTAGAAGGGAAAATCGCTCTTTACAAAGAACAGATAATGGATTTCACAAACAACCTCTTGATTCCACTTGAGGAAGCAGATTGGCTGACTGGGAGAAGGCGGATGTAGTGTAGACATGCAGTGATTGGAAGAATTCCCGTCAATTATATAGAGAATAGTAAATCTAACAATGTAATTGGTACATATTCTATTTTGACCATTCCTTGATTTTCTCAGAGATCTGAAAATAATGACTATTGAAATTAGATGAATTGAACGGTTTTGGAACCTCTGGCCTCTGAACCTCTGAAcactggcaatttgactggtaaactcttGGGTACAAtcgcaatggctgcctggtattatgatgcaataatttccatgCAATGTAGAATGTTCCTTCAGATAATGTTAACTCATGTGGATCATGCAATTTAATGTACTTTTTGCAACGTCAGTTGcgttgaatcaacaaatcacagcacattttgatgggtacacttcctgcttatacttattttacttcctgctttgttacatagtaccacagtatgagtcataatacccataaaacctagcagtcaaacagggaaatggtttcaATCGTTTTTcgaccattcatttttcccataggaaacacttaaaataaggggtGTGTTCCGTGtgggcttaccctggcgtgatgttttgataactgtGCAAAGCTCTCTTGGACAAGGTCACTTTTATCAATATAGTCGCCTGCAATTACCCCCTGAAATGAAACGCTAATTAGCCGCTAATATGGCTATCATACAGAACTACACATCTTGTCGCAAGCTTTGACATCATCCCTTAAGGCACATTTCTCCATGCAGTAACCTAGCAAGTAAATATTATAATCTTTATTGTTTGAAATTGTGTATTTCTTGTGTGTATGCttgtttaatattttttttttttacctagctagctaccgttagcATTTTTTAGTTACTAGAATTACCCTCTGGCCTTTGTAGTAAATTAGCTAACCTTAGGTCTCTCCGTTGATCTGAAGCCAGCTGCCAGGATGGTTCGGTGCTATGTACCGGATTGTAACCACTACTCCGATAAGCACACATGCATTTTATTGTTTTCCGACCTCTGTAATCGAGAGGCGTTGTTGGAGCTGTGTGATAAGGTAAACCCTGTTTGCTAGTTGCGAACAAGCTGTTTTGGTTAGGTCAAAGATCTATGGTTAGCTAGGTGTTTATGAAAATTAGCGAGATAACCACTGACTGTAGTTATGTGTACAACGCATGTTGCCTTCCTTACAAGTAAAAAGAAAACCAGCATAGGCTAGGATAATGACTGTTGTTAACGTTTTATTGGCAAGTATTTAGTGaactagccagctagttaaaGTTAGTTCACAGTTTGGTAGTAATACTTTTTCACGTGGTGacatgctagctagcattagcccaCCAGGGAAAGgatatttagctaacgttagctagttaacgttaattCCCCATTTGTGTAGTCAgatttgctagctaacgttacgacGGCAAGGATAATTGGTTAGCTAGCATGTCACCTCTTAGAAAAGTCTGACTACATGAactgtttatttacattttttttatacttttacccctttttctccccaattttgtgatat
Coding sequences:
- the LOC139537219 gene encoding non-POU domain-containing octamer-binding protein-like isoform X1 translates to MQGNQGPRGEQQYHGPSRHQFENQKHPGVNSNGQHADEQESPNAGITIDLQNFRKPGEKTYTQRSRLFVGNLPTGVTEAEVEKLFSKYGKAAEIFINKDRGFGFIRLETKTVAEIAKAELDDTSFRGRQLRVRFATHGAALTVRNLPQFISNELLEEAFSVFGQIERAIVIVDDRGRPTGKGIVEYTAKPAARKALDRCADGAFLLTAFPRPVTVEPMEQFDEDEGLPERIVNKNQVFHKEREQPPRFAQPGTFEYEYAMRWKALMEMEKQQYEQVDRNIKEAQEKLEQEMEAARHEHQVILMRQDLLRRQEELRRMEELHNQEMQKRKQMELRQEEEHRRREEEMRMHSEEMMRRQQEGFKGNFPGNREQEMRMHMQGQGINRNSMGGGEGNPSVPIPGAANIPAENPPLMQGAGNNNMPVGGQPVFPRVPGQGPADFGANKRRRF
- the LOC139537219 gene encoding non-POU domain-containing octamer-binding protein-like isoform X2 — translated: MQGNQGPRGEQQYHGPSRHQFENQKHPGVNSNGQHADEQESPNAGITIDLQNFRKPGEKTYTQRSRLFVGNLPTGVTEAEVEKLFSKYGKAAEIFINKDRGFGFIRLETKTVAEIAKAELDDTSFRGRQLRVRFATHGAALTVRNLPQFISNELLEEAFSVFGQIERAIVIVDDRGRPTGKGIVEYTAKPAARKALDRCADGAFLLTAFPRPVTVEPMEQFDEDEGLPERIVNKNQVFHKEREQPPRFAQPGTFEYEYAMRWKALMEMEKQQYEQVDRNIKEAQEKLEQEMEAARHEHQVILMRQDLLRRQEELRRMEELHNQEMQKRKQMELRQEEEHRRREEEMRMHSEEMMRRQQEGFKGNFPGNREQEMRMHMQGQGINRNSMGGGEGNPSVPIPGAANIPAENPPLMGAGNNNMPVGGQPVFPRVPGQGPADFGANKRRRF